One window of the Candidatus Izemoplasmatales bacterium genome contains the following:
- a CDS encoding sugar transferase, giving the protein MYRKVIKRLFDFLLSFIGIIVASPFLLLIALAIKLDSKGPVIFRQNRVGKHKKFFNIYKFRTMKIDTPKNTPTHLLEHPEQYITRVGKFLRRSSLDEVPQIFNILLGQMSIIGPRPALWNQDDLIAERDKYGANDVTPGLTGLAQVKGRDALEIPIKARYDGVYASHITFIGDTRLFFKTIRSVFKSEGVVEGGTGALNQATEKKD; this is encoded by the coding sequence ATGTATAGAAAAGTCATCAAGCGCCTTTTCGACTTTCTCCTCTCGTTCATCGGCATCATCGTCGCATCGCCTTTCCTGCTTCTGATCGCCCTTGCGATCAAGCTCGATTCCAAGGGACCGGTCATCTTCCGGCAGAACCGCGTCGGCAAGCACAAGAAGTTCTTCAACATCTACAAGTTCCGCACCATGAAGATCGATACTCCGAAGAACACGCCGACGCATCTTCTGGAGCATCCGGAGCAATACATCACGAGGGTGGGGAAGTTCCTGCGTCGCTCCTCCCTTGACGAAGTCCCCCAAATCTTCAACATCCTACTGGGACAGATGTCGATCATTGGACCGAGGCCGGCCCTATGGAATCAGGACGATCTGATCGCCGAACGCGACAAGTACGGCGCGAACGATGTCACGCCAGGATTGACTGGGCTTGCGCAGGTCAAGGGCAGGGATGCACTGGAGATTCCCATCAAGGCGAGGTACGACGGTGTATATGCCAGTCACATCACGTTCATAGGTGATACCAGACTGTTCTTCAAGACCATTCGAAGTGTATTCAAGAGCGAAGGGGTCGTTGAAGGTGGAACCGGAGCGCTGAATCAAGCAACGGAAAAGAAGGACTAA
- a CDS encoding glycosyltransferase family 4 protein codes for MKILHITPEVPGRKSGGQICVLQSTEMLCSDKNNTIDYIGPAIDDKKIREFYTTIYELQASTSWIGIIVTLSHLVLNKRYISWKKLSKQLDFSRYDIVYLEFTKLHYVVKDIHRRAPKTKIIVRSHNVELDYASYEYHTHRTLIKFIIISIVKAHEKYILHNVNQVITLTHDDKRRLCDVYHISKDCIDVVPICIDEPMSTKCGPGHIDGKTHFLITGSLWYGANVEGIYWMFSEVLSSITETYALTIAGSRPNEKMRHLCNAHNITLIDTPDSMSDYLEWCDMVIVPIFGGSGMKVKIAEAMSYCKPVITTSYGAIGYDIQHGVNGFIADDAKTFAKSMTEYILMSPNEKEKIMCSAKALFSEKYETSRGALKLAEIINAMKGTEE; via the coding sequence GTGAAAATCCTTCATATCACTCCTGAGGTTCCTGGGCGAAAATCTGGAGGGCAAATATGTGTACTACAATCAACTGAAATGCTATGTAGCGATAAAAATAACACAATCGATTATATTGGCCCAGCGATAGATGACAAAAAAATACGGGAATTTTATACTACAATATATGAACTTCAAGCATCAACATCATGGATCGGGATTATCGTTACTCTTAGCCATTTAGTATTAAACAAAAGATACATCTCGTGGAAGAAATTAAGTAAACAATTAGATTTCTCAAGGTATGATATTGTTTATCTCGAATTTACTAAATTGCACTATGTGGTTAAAGATATTCATAGAAGAGCACCAAAAACAAAGATTATAGTTAGGTCTCATAATGTGGAGTTAGATTATGCGTCATATGAATACCATACGCACCGCACGTTGATAAAATTCATTATTATCTCTATTGTTAAAGCACACGAAAAGTATATCCTTCATAATGTTAATCAAGTAATCACACTTACACATGATGATAAGCGACGTCTATGTGATGTTTACCATATTAGCAAAGACTGTATCGACGTTGTCCCTATATGTATTGATGAACCGATGTCGACCAAATGTGGACCCGGTCACATCGATGGCAAGACTCATTTTTTGATTACGGGCTCATTATGGTATGGGGCAAATGTTGAGGGAATTTACTGGATGTTTAGTGAGGTTTTATCAAGTATCACTGAAACATATGCACTTACTATCGCGGGCTCAAGGCCTAACGAGAAAATGCGACACCTATGCAATGCGCATAATATTACCCTGATTGACACGCCGGACTCAATGAGTGACTATCTTGAATGGTGTGATATGGTTATTGTACCAATATTCGGCGGGTCTGGTATGAAGGTGAAGATCGCTGAGGCGATGTCATATTGCAAGCCGGTCATCACAACATCGTATGGTGCAATAGGTTACGACATACAACATGGTGTGAATGGTTTTATAGCAGATGATGCAAAGACGTTTGCAAAAAGTATGACAGAATATATTCTAATGTCGCCGAATGAAAAAGAAAAAATCATGTGTTCGGCGAAAGCTCTATTTAGCGAAAAGTATGAGACAAGTAGAGGGGCACTAAAACTTGCCGAGATTATTAATGCTATGAAGGGAACAGAAGAATAA
- a CDS encoding polysaccharide biosynthesis protein yields MNDSIFKNKVIMVTGGTGSFGNTVVTRFLKTDIREIRILSRDEKKQDEMRHLLVDNFSDYAHKVKFYLGDVRDYYSIADSFKGVDYVFHAAALKQVPSCEFYPLEAVKTNVLGSNNVITACLENHIKKAIFLSTDKAAYPINAMGMTKALMEKIVIARSGQMQENDPILCLTRYGNVMASRGSVIPLFCEQIDDGKELTITNPDMTRFMMTLNDAVDLVLYAFINGQQGDLFVQKAPACTIETLAKAIIELKKSNVGYKVIGARHGEKLYEVLVTTEEMQRATSYDGFYKISADNRNLNYEILENGNLIYNSLEQYHSHNTRRLNVDEMKIMLSQLKLFGGEY; encoded by the coding sequence ATGAACGATTCTATATTTAAGAATAAGGTAATAATGGTGACCGGTGGGACGGGATCGTTTGGTAATACTGTAGTCACAAGGTTCTTGAAAACTGATATTCGCGAAATTAGAATACTATCACGAGATGAAAAAAAACAGGACGAAATGAGACATCTTCTAGTCGATAATTTTTCAGACTACGCACATAAAGTAAAATTTTATCTTGGCGATGTCCGTGATTATTATTCTATTGCGGACTCGTTTAAGGGTGTTGATTACGTCTTCCACGCCGCAGCACTTAAGCAAGTCCCCTCATGCGAATTTTATCCACTAGAAGCAGTAAAAACAAACGTTCTTGGATCTAACAATGTTATTACTGCATGTTTGGAGAATCACATAAAAAAAGCGATATTTCTCTCTACAGATAAGGCAGCATATCCAATCAACGCTATGGGCATGACAAAGGCATTAATGGAGAAGATTGTCATAGCGCGAAGTGGTCAAATGCAAGAGAACGATCCGATTCTTTGCTTAACGCGATATGGTAATGTGATGGCATCCCGCGGATCAGTTATTCCCCTATTTTGCGAGCAAATCGACGATGGGAAAGAATTGACAATAACAAATCCAGACATGACTCGTTTTATGATGACGCTAAATGATGCTGTCGATTTAGTGCTATATGCGTTTATTAATGGGCAACAAGGCGATTTATTTGTTCAAAAAGCCCCTGCTTGTACAATCGAAACTTTAGCAAAAGCCATTATTGAGTTGAAAAAATCAAATGTTGGCTACAAGGTGATTGGTGCTCGTCATGGAGAGAAACTATATGAGGTCTTGGTTACCACTGAGGAGATGCAAAGAGCGACAAGCTATGACGGCTTTTATAAAATAAGTGCGGATAATCGAAACCTAAATTATGAAATACTTGAAAACGGGAATCTCATTTACAATTCTCTCGAGCAATATCATTCGCACAACACGAGGAGATTGAATGTGGATGAAATGAAGATAATGTTGTCACAACTTAAGTTATTTGGCGGTGAATATTAA
- a CDS encoding MarR family transcriptional regulator has product MFDNPFFTPTLLFKEYLILDMILNMPNVTQRKMCEALGVSVSMVNQYLDDFEERSLIRRLHKTKKLVQYELTPSGVERHKVLNIGYIKSSQQVYEAARRDIAQFLKQIYDRGFRRIILYGAGEVAEAMLQVMEHEDDLPHVIAIIDDDPTKQGKGIGGVPILSFLEGIRYSHDGILVSSYLNHDIIFNKLLASHYDKAKIVQFFD; this is encoded by the coding sequence ATGTTCGACAATCCGTTCTTCACCCCCACGCTCCTATTCAAGGAGTATCTGATCCTCGACATGATCCTGAACATGCCCAACGTGACGCAACGGAAGATGTGCGAAGCGCTGGGCGTTTCTGTTTCCATGGTAAACCAGTATCTCGACGACTTCGAGGAGAGAAGCCTGATACGACGCCTGCACAAGACGAAAAAGCTCGTGCAGTACGAACTGACCCCCTCCGGCGTCGAACGGCACAAGGTCCTGAACATCGGCTACATCAAGTCGTCCCAGCAGGTCTACGAGGCCGCCAGACGCGACATCGCGCAGTTTCTCAAGCAGATCTACGACCGGGGATTCAGACGGATCATCCTCTACGGGGCGGGGGAAGTGGCCGAGGCGATGCTGCAGGTGATGGAGCATGAAGACGATTTACCTCATGTCATCGCGATCATCGACGATGATCCAACGAAACAGGGGAAGGGCATCGGCGGCGTGCCGATCCTCTCCTTCCTCGAAGGGATTCGGTACTCGCATGACGGGATCCTCGTCTCGAGCTATCTGAATCATGATATAATATTCAATAAACTATTAGCCAGCCATTATGACAAAGCGAAGATCGTCCAATTCTTCGACTGA
- a CDS encoding sugar phosphate nucleotidyltransferase: MNIVILSGGSGKRLWPLSNEVRSKQFLKVLKKPDGTYESMLQRIYRQINKTDPHAVITIATSGTQVPLIKNQLGAEVNISVEPCRKDTFAAIALATAYQHDVLRLSLDDVVIVCPVDAMVEDDYFNTFMELEEQAKKDDTKLILLGIEPSYPSEKYGYIIPKSNSHIDSVELFMEKPNIDVAKEYITRGALWNAGVFAYQVQYVLKKAAEMFGTSNYNQLCSSYESIQKISFDYAIVEKETSIKVVRYSGSWNDMGTWNALSNSLNETSIGQVIFGEGCVNTNVISELSLPIVALGLNNLIIVANPDGILVSDKQASEKLKHYVGDICGHPLYEEFEWGSSKVVDTLKSNGKVIKTKHIIIYSGHTFIRSIQSAYSTSLTVIDGKGWCSVDGESIGIFPGFSLLLHPNKEYHFIAAQQAHIIEVHIE; this comes from the coding sequence ATGAATATAGTGATACTTTCTGGCGGTTCAGGCAAGAGGTTATGGCCTCTATCGAACGAGGTGAGGTCAAAGCAATTCTTGAAGGTATTAAAAAAACCGGATGGAACATATGAATCTATGTTACAGCGAATATATCGACAAATAAATAAAACAGATCCCCATGCTGTGATTACTATTGCGACTTCAGGAACCCAAGTCCCATTGATTAAAAACCAACTTGGTGCCGAAGTGAATATTTCGGTTGAACCGTGTCGTAAAGACACATTTGCAGCAATCGCATTAGCAACAGCATATCAACATGACGTACTTCGTTTGTCTCTTGATGATGTAGTCATCGTTTGTCCTGTCGACGCTATGGTCGAAGATGATTACTTTAACACATTCATGGAACTGGAAGAACAGGCAAAAAAGGATGATACAAAACTGATTCTACTGGGAATCGAACCTTCATATCCGAGTGAGAAATATGGATACATAATTCCGAAAAGTAATAGTCATATTGATTCGGTCGAGTTGTTTATGGAAAAGCCAAACATCGATGTCGCAAAAGAATATATAACAAGAGGTGCTCTTTGGAACGCAGGGGTTTTTGCTTATCAAGTTCAATATGTTTTAAAAAAAGCGGCAGAAATGTTTGGCACAAGCAACTATAATCAATTATGTAGTTCATATGAAAGTATACAGAAAATATCCTTTGATTATGCAATAGTAGAAAAGGAAACAAGTATAAAGGTCGTTCGATATTCGGGATCATGGAATGACATGGGAACTTGGAATGCTTTATCAAACTCACTTAATGAAACGTCAATTGGACAGGTGATATTTGGTGAAGGTTGTGTCAACACTAATGTTATTAGCGAGTTATCATTGCCGATTGTTGCACTTGGACTCAATAATTTGATTATTGTCGCAAACCCTGATGGAATTCTGGTTTCCGATAAACAAGCAAGTGAAAAACTCAAGCATTATGTTGGCGATATTTGTGGGCACCCGTTATATGAAGAGTTTGAATGGGGTAGTAGTAAGGTTGTAGATACGTTGAAGTCAAACGGTAAAGTAATAAAAACAAAACACATAATCATTTATTCCGGGCACACTTTCATTCGCAGTATACAATCGGCATATAGTACCTCATTGACGGTTATTGATGGAAAGGGATGGTGTTCGGTTGATGGAGAATCCATAGGTATTTTCCCGGGGTTCTCATTATTATTGCATCCAAATAAGGAGTATCATTTTATCGCTGCTCAACAGGCTCACATTATTGAAGTCCATATAGAATAA
- a CDS encoding HEPN-associated N-terminal domain-containing protein, translating into MNNNYNFVCHDCVGNSALKNHIRKHGTRNKCDYCGHNKTSILLSDLSEIILDGISIEYQNAADILGYDSGEGGYQGETIDTWDLIKDVYSEEINIENEVLQNDIIDSIDHTIVWCKKDYYWGTEEERAEYSWDNFCNLVKHKVRYVFYKVEDQVEEDYSSCSANVMDQIGIYINELNLVHPLNPKYVRIYRGRVHKIGENLSKVTDFSSPPPQFAKASRMSSDGIPVFYGAFDVETVLQEIYTETAECASVAEFSLLRPLYVLNLSRLERNKVPSVFDENKRKYRAPYLFLTRFAEDVSKKIDGNYNIEYIPTQIVSEYFRHVFLDSAGNKLDGIIFPSSKKDKGKCIVIFIEGKDCVDYSPSEGALFMDPNKIHRYRKNYQIIIPTGK; encoded by the coding sequence ATGAATAATAATTATAACTTTGTATGCCATGATTGTGTGGGAAATTCAGCATTAAAAAACCACATAAGAAAACACGGTACCCGCAATAAATGCGATTACTGTGGCCATAATAAGACTTCTATTCTTTTGTCGGATTTATCAGAAATAATCCTCGATGGTATTTCTATAGAATACCAAAATGCTGCCGATATCCTTGGTTATGATAGTGGTGAAGGCGGATATCAAGGTGAGACTATCGATACCTGGGATTTGATCAAGGACGTCTATTCTGAAGAAATAAATATCGAGAACGAAGTTTTGCAAAACGACATTATCGATTCTATAGATCATACCATTGTTTGGTGTAAAAAAGATTATTATTGGGGAACGGAAGAAGAAAGAGCCGAATACTCATGGGATAACTTTTGCAATCTCGTTAAACATAAAGTCAGGTATGTTTTTTATAAAGTCGAAGATCAGGTTGAAGAGGATTATTCCTCTTGCTCCGCGAATGTTATGGATCAAATCGGGATATATATTAATGAACTTAACCTAGTGCATCCATTGAATCCAAAATATGTACGAATTTATCGAGGAAGAGTACACAAAATCGGAGAAAATCTTTCGAAAGTGACCGATTTTTCCTCTCCTCCACCGCAATTTGCCAAAGCGAGTAGAATGAGTTCAGATGGAATTCCGGTTTTTTATGGGGCTTTTGATGTAGAAACTGTTTTACAGGAAATCTATACTGAGACTGCTGAATGCGCGTCAGTCGCAGAATTTTCCCTTTTACGACCCCTATATGTGTTAAATTTATCAAGACTCGAAAGGAATAAAGTCCCTTCGGTATTTGATGAGAACAAGAGAAAATATAGAGCCCCCTACCTTTTTTTGACGCGATTTGCAGAAGATGTCTCAAAGAAAATCGATGGAAATTATAACATTGAGTATATTCCTACTCAAATCGTTTCTGAGTATTTTAGACATGTTTTTCTAGATTCGGCTGGGAACAAACTAGATGGTATAATTTTTCCAAGTTCGAAAAAAGACAAGGGAAAATGTATTGTCATATTTATTGAAGGAAAAGATTGTGTGGATTATTCACCATCAGAAGGCGCGCTCTTCATGGATCCAAACAAGATTCATCGTTATCGAAAAAATTACCAAATAATTATCCCGACAGGAAAATGA
- a CDS encoding glycosyltransferase family 4 protein, which yields MERNLVINFVAFHGGGVLYSYEMTKAMCMDGRCNIYAIVSSKMENIENWRLIPRLHLIEIKGYSNRLNFVLNLLYFYAVEFIRIKRLFTGINIAAVYIPFVSFWTNHIQRLFKKTRTFYTMHDVYPHNNKKNLVWKISDKLAMKCDHIIILSDYFRNDIKINYHKLDSNILTVPHGNYYNGVNKKGATSTYDDTLYNFIYFGQIQEYKGLDVLADAFRLLFKERKDVSLTIAGSGDFSPYRDKFAAAKCPNLRIINRWITDEEIPELFSAKKQITVLPYKSASQSGVIPLSMHLQSLVIATNCSGISEQVINGKTGFLVEPNNVESLLSVMLFVISNWGEMEKIVEQAYQHIESMDWGAISCAVIDHI from the coding sequence ATGGAACGCAATCTCGTCATTAATTTTGTTGCTTTCCATGGTGGAGGGGTTTTGTATTCATACGAGATGACCAAGGCGATGTGTATGGATGGACGGTGCAACATATACGCAATTGTATCATCTAAAATGGAAAACATAGAGAATTGGAGATTGATACCAAGACTTCACTTAATCGAGATAAAAGGATATAGTAATCGCCTTAACTTCGTGCTAAATCTACTATACTTTTATGCTGTTGAATTCATACGAATAAAAAGGCTATTTACAGGAATAAACATAGCAGCTGTGTACATTCCGTTCGTTTCGTTCTGGACGAATCACATTCAACGTCTATTCAAAAAAACGCGCACTTTCTATACAATGCATGATGTGTATCCACATAATAATAAAAAGAATTTAGTATGGAAAATCTCTGATAAACTCGCAATGAAATGTGACCATATCATTATTTTATCGGATTACTTTAGAAATGACATAAAGATCAATTATCATAAATTGGACAGCAATATCCTCACAGTTCCTCATGGAAATTACTATAATGGTGTGAATAAAAAGGGAGCTACATCGACATATGATGATACGCTATATAATTTTATATATTTCGGTCAAATTCAAGAATATAAGGGTTTAGACGTTTTAGCTGATGCGTTTCGATTACTTTTCAAAGAGAGAAAGGACGTATCACTAACAATTGCTGGATCGGGGGATTTTTCTCCATATAGAGATAAATTTGCTGCAGCTAAATGTCCCAATTTACGAATCATCAATCGTTGGATTACGGATGAGGAAATACCCGAGTTGTTTTCCGCAAAAAAACAGATCACTGTACTACCATACAAAAGTGCGTCACAATCAGGAGTAATCCCGCTATCTATGCATCTACAGTCTTTAGTCATTGCTACCAATTGTTCAGGTATATCCGAACAAGTAATAAACGGAAAAACAGGTTTTCTTGTTGAGCCGAATAATGTAGAATCCTTATTGTCAGTGATGCTATTCGTTATCTCTAATTGGGGAGAAATGGAAAAAATCGTTGAACAAGCATACCAACACATAGAATCGATGGATTGGGGTGCGATCTCATGTGCGGTAATTGATCATATCTAG
- a CDS encoding glycosyltransferase family 4 protein → MYFAYEGFDCHNGTNHLAIKLLDYLLNEGFDIYLLTSHTTGENPDIPSIFHNRERFRYDIVRRKVVDKKNFIWRYISGMKYAFSCRRRWMKEKKNLDAIILQSTPTVFFSSVLLKLFFKGKVILNSYDVFPNVAFDSGILKGKFVYKVFSYLQKRVYKYCTKIIVISSDMMNTLIREGVEKDKIIQINNWYDDDNVRQISPNENSFIKKYNLSSDLFYIQYAGNFGYTFDYNFVIEVADALQSNKQIVFHMIGDGARQDEFVHIVGEKKLNNIDFIPWQPSNMISDVYSACDLALIPLAKDVIKNSYPSKCSLLMACGKTVICATEENSDFYNTINSNCIGVCVSNRNPQHAAEIINNLFLDRRKLATIGQNAKKYGDEHYSSSACLPKFKELLKELIER, encoded by the coding sequence ATGTATTTTGCGTATGAAGGATTTGACTGTCACAACGGGACTAATCATTTAGCAATAAAGTTACTAGATTACTTACTCAATGAAGGTTTTGACATATATCTACTTACTAGTCATACAACAGGTGAAAATCCTGATATACCTTCTATATTTCACAATAGAGAACGCTTTAGATATGACATTGTTCGACGCAAAGTAGTGGATAAAAAGAACTTTATTTGGAGATACATTTCAGGAATGAAATACGCTTTTTCATGTAGACGAAGATGGATGAAGGAGAAAAAGAATCTCGATGCGATTATTCTACAATCAACTCCCACCGTCTTTTTTTCTTCCGTTTTGCTAAAACTCTTTTTTAAAGGGAAAGTGATCCTAAACTCATATGATGTATTCCCTAACGTAGCATTCGATTCAGGTATTCTTAAGGGTAAGTTCGTTTATAAAGTCTTTTCATATTTACAGAAAAGAGTATATAAATATTGCACAAAAATAATAGTGATATCCTCTGATATGATGAACACACTAATTCGTGAAGGTGTTGAAAAAGACAAAATTATTCAGATTAACAATTGGTATGATGATGATAATGTTCGCCAAATCTCACCAAATGAAAATTCGTTTATTAAGAAATATAATCTGTCTAGCGACTTGTTTTATATACAGTATGCAGGCAACTTTGGATACACATTCGATTATAACTTTGTAATTGAAGTAGCAGATGCTCTACAGAGTAATAAACAAATAGTATTTCATATGATTGGAGATGGTGCGCGACAGGACGAATTCGTTCATATAGTTGGTGAAAAAAAACTGAACAATATAGATTTCATTCCTTGGCAGCCTAGTAATATGATCTCAGATGTTTATAGTGCTTGTGATCTCGCGCTGATCCCCCTAGCAAAGGATGTTATAAAAAATAGTTACCCAAGCAAGTGTTCGTTATTAATGGCGTGCGGTAAAACGGTAATCTGTGCGACAGAAGAAAATTCGGATTTCTATAACACAATAAATAGTAACTGCATCGGTGTGTGTGTATCAAATCGCAATCCACAACATGCCGCGGAGATCATAAACAACTTATTTCTAGATAGACGAAAACTCGCGACAATAGGTCAAAACGCTAAAAAATACGGCGATGAACACTATTCAAGTTCAGCGTGTCTACCAAAGTTTAAAGAATTATTGAAAGAGTTAATTGAGAGGTGA
- a CDS encoding sugar nucleotide-binding protein has translation MKFLVLGCNGMAGHMISIYLSERGHDVIGFDRKPSSLVKSIVGDALNKNEIKDIVSRGDFDTVINCIGILNQSAEENKSNAVFLNSYLPHFLSDITKNTNTQIIHMSTDCVFSGNRGQYTELDQRDGTSFYDRTKALGELDDNKNITLRNSIVGPDINATGIGLLNWFLCQSGPINGFSKVLWTGQTTLQLAKTMEHAAMNRAHGLYNMVPDHSISKLNLLKLFNRYFKNNTVQIIPKDEIYIDKSLKRTKFEFDYLIPDYEVMVLELAEWMKNHTHLYPHYKLIM, from the coding sequence ATGAAATTTTTGGTTCTTGGATGTAACGGCATGGCAGGGCATATGATATCAATCTACTTGTCTGAACGAGGCCATGATGTGATAGGATTTGATAGAAAACCATCCAGTCTAGTCAAATCTATAGTCGGCGACGCACTTAATAAAAATGAAATCAAGGACATAGTATCAAGAGGTGATTTCGATACAGTTATCAATTGTATAGGTATCTTAAATCAAAGCGCCGAAGAAAATAAGTCGAATGCGGTATTTCTAAATTCATATTTACCACACTTTCTTTCAGATATTACAAAAAATACAAATACACAAATCATTCATATGAGTACCGATTGTGTGTTTTCCGGCAACCGAGGACAGTACACTGAACTCGACCAGAGAGATGGGACTTCTTTTTACGATCGCACAAAAGCATTAGGGGAACTAGATGACAATAAGAACATTACATTAAGAAATTCAATCGTCGGACCCGACATTAATGCGACAGGTATAGGTCTTCTTAATTGGTTTTTATGTCAATCCGGTCCAATAAATGGATTTTCAAAAGTTCTTTGGACTGGGCAAACGACACTTCAATTAGCAAAAACAATGGAACACGCTGCCATGAACAGAGCCCATGGATTGTATAATATGGTACCAGATCATTCCATTTCAAAGTTGAATCTTTTGAAACTCTTTAATAGATATTTTAAAAATAATACTGTCCAAATCATCCCAAAAGACGAAATATATATAGACAAATCCTTGAAAAGAACCAAATTTGAGTTTGACTATCTCATTCCTGATTATGAAGTAATGGTATTGGAACTTGCAGAATGGATGAAAAATCATACACACTTATATCCGCATTATAAATTGATTATGTGA
- a CDS encoding NAD-dependent epimerase/dehydratase family protein → MKKILITGANSYIGTSVAKWLLQWPDKFFVDTIDMIDGSWRSKDFSSYDVVYHVAGIAHVSSKKKMAPLYFKVNRDLAIETAEKAKREGVKQFIFMSSMIIYGKDNRIGDHRPIDVTRYAPINAYGKSKLDADLAIQKLADESFKVVISRTPVVYGPSSKGNFTRLIMLARKIPIIPKMSNKRSMIFIDNLAEFIRVVIQFDESGVFYPQNSDYVSVLSVIKETRAMLGLPTIESSIFRILIIVTSVFMPRLRKVFGDKYFELCSTEYRNNNYVICDFVSSLNKTLS, encoded by the coding sequence ATGAAAAAGATCCTAATTACAGGTGCGAATAGTTACATTGGCACATCTGTCGCAAAATGGCTTCTCCAGTGGCCTGATAAATTTTTTGTCGATACGATAGACATGATCGATGGATCGTGGAGAAGCAAGGACTTTTCATCATACGACGTCGTATATCACGTAGCTGGAATCGCACATGTATCCTCAAAGAAGAAGATGGCGCCGCTTTATTTCAAAGTGAACCGGGATCTCGCCATTGAGACTGCAGAAAAAGCGAAACGTGAAGGTGTAAAGCAGTTTATCTTCATGAGCAGCATGATCATTTACGGAAAGGACAATCGCATTGGTGACCATCGACCGATTGACGTCACAAGATATGCACCGATCAATGCCTATGGGAAAAGTAAACTGGATGCTGATTTAGCGATTCAAAAACTTGCGGACGAATCTTTCAAAGTAGTAATAAGTAGGACTCCTGTAGTGTATGGCCCGAGCAGTAAAGGCAATTTCACAAGGTTGATAATGTTGGCAAGGAAAATACCCATTATACCAAAGATGTCGAATAAGCGAAGCATGATATTCATTGATAATTTAGCAGAATTTATTCGAGTCGTGATCCAGTTTGATGAATCGGGTGTCTTCTATCCACAAAACAGTGACTACGTTTCTGTGTTAAGTGTCATAAAAGAAACTAGGGCAATGTTGGGACTGCCTACAATCGAATCTAGTATATTTCGCATCCTCATAATTGTCACATCGGTTTTTATGCCTAGACTAAGAAAGGTGTTTGGTGATAAGTATTTTGAGTTGTGTTCAACTGAATATCGGAATAACAACTATGTAATATGCGATTTCGTTTCTTCACTGAACAAGACCTTGAGTTAG